The sequence below is a genomic window from Serratia nevei.
CTGAAAAAAACTGCCGCGTTATTCTTGGTAGTTTCTTGAGTGTTTTAATAAGAAGTTCAATGTCATTTAAAAAATCTTCTTCTGTGAGACCGAACGGTTCAGTCTTTGTTGAGTGAAAATGATAATATGCAGATATGCCATTGAATCGCTCGTTGGGGATTTTCTCAATGAATTTATCTATGCTAGTTTGATACTTCCCATTTTCGTCAGGTATTTCTAACTCAATAGTGACTCTAGCAACTTCTTTTGAAATGAGCTCGCTTAGCCTTTGGAGTTTATCAAGCTCTAAGTGCATGACTTTATTAAGAACGTCATTTACATCCCAAATGTCATCCTCTGTAAATTCAAATGTCTTGGATAATTCTGCATTTATGGAGTATGAACTTTGCTTGTTTTGTAAAGTTAGTATCCTTATTTTTTTGTATGATGCCGCTTTCCCAAGCGTTTCATTTACTTTCGCGGAACTCTTGTCTCCTGTAATTTGAAACGCGATCTCTTTTGCCACGTCACCCAAGTCAAGCCCAGGACTATTCTGTCTTTCTTGGTTTAAATTTATTAGATTCAAATCTAGCGTGATGTTAAGAATGTCTCTATAAAAGTCTTCGAGATGGATATGAATGTCTGTCAGGCCTAGCTTTGCACGGTTCTTTATTTTATCTGTGATTGATGTCAATTCATCGATTATCTGACCAATGAAGTAGCCTCTTGTAATCATAAAATTTATTCTATAATTTGATTTATTTAGGGGAGACTGTATGGCTCTCGGCGCTTGAAATTTGTATATTGTGCTGACACACTTTCTCTGGCTTTACCAGAGCCTGTGGATTTGCTCAAAGTGTGTCTATTTCATGAATAAAGCAAATAATACTTTATATTCAACCAGATGTACAACCAACGTCCGCTCATGGCACAGACCCGCCCATCAGATTGTCTCCATACTGTAGCCATACCCGGTTGAACTGGGGCTAACACATGTTGAGACAAGTACCCCTAGCTCAACGCAACCTATGCACCACCTGGTTGCTGCTGCCGCGCCAAATCAGCGCCGGGTCTTTCAAATCCTGCACGAACTTGCCGTCGATCAGCACGTTGATCCTGTCCACCACCTGCATTTGCTGTGCGTCCAGTTCCGCCAGCCGGTAGCCGGTCCACAGCCAGATATCCTTGCCAGGGCACTCGGCGCGCACCCGTTTCACCAGCTTTAGGATGCTCGGCACGTTGGCCGGGTGCAGCGGATCGCCGCCGGAGAGCGACAGCCCCTGGCGCGGCACGCGCGGATCGTTCAGATCGGCGATGATGCGCTCTTCCAGCGCCGGGGTAAACGGCTGGCCGGAGTTGAGCCGCCAGGTACTTTTGTTGTAGCAGCCGGGGCACTGGTGCACGCAGCCGGCGACAAACAGCGTGCAGCGGGTGCCGGGGCCATTGACGACGTCGATCGGATAGTACTGGTGATAATTCATGTGAGGCCTGCCCATCAGGCTATTTTACTGGCCATTTTGCCTCCGGGCAGTGCTGCCAATCCTCACGTACTGCGTGTACGCTGCGGTTGGTGCGCACTGCCCGAAGGCAAACTGGCTGCGACAATCACGCCTGATGAACAGGCTTCTGCCTAGGTTGCACGGCGTTTCTCAGCCGAGCTGCCCGTTGCCGAGGTGTTTCACCCGGCGTTTCACCTCTTCCTGCTTGCCGGCGTTGAACGGCCGGGCATCGGGGCTGCCGAGATAGCCGCACACCCGGCGGGTGACCGAGACCTTGGCCGAGTCGTGGTTGCCGCATTTCGGGCAGGTGAAGCCTTTGCTGGTGCAGGAGAATTCACCGGTGAAGCCGCATTCGTAGCACTCGTCGATCGGCGTGTTGGTGCCGTAGTAAGGCACCCGGCTGTAGCTGTAGTCCCACACGTCTTCCAGCGCCTTCAGGTTATGCTGCAGGTTCGGGTATTCGCCGTAGCAGATGAAGCCGCCGCTGGCCAACGGCGGGTAGGGCGCTTCGAAGTCCAGCTTGTCGTACGGATTGACCTTCTTCTCCACGTCAAGGTGGAAGCTGTTGGTGTAATAGCCCTTATCGGTGACGCCCGGCACCACGCCGAAATCGGCGGTGTCCAGCCGGCAGAAGCGATCGCACAGGTTCTCGCTCGGCGTGCTGTAGAGGCTGAAGCCGTAGCCGGTCTCGTCTTTCCAGGCATCGACGGCGGCGCGCAGCCGTGCGACGATCGCCACCGCTTTGGCGCGCAGCGCCTCGTCGTCATACACGTGATTTTCGCCGCCGAACAGCGCGTTGATGGTCTCGTGCAGGCCGATATAGCCCAGCGAAATTGAAGCGCGGCCGTTTTTGAAGATATCGGCGATGTTGTCGTCGGCCTTGAGCCGCACGCCGCAGGCGCCTTCCATGTACAAGATTGGCGCCACCCGCGCTTTGATGCCTTCCAGCCGGGCGATACGCGTCATCAGGGCCTTTTTCGCCAGCTGCAGGCGCTGATCCAGCAGCGTCCAGAAGCGCGACTCATCGCCCATCGCCTCCAGCGCGATGCGCGGCAGGTTGAGGCTGATGACGCCGATGTTGTTGCGGCCGTCGTGCACCAGTTCGCCGTCCTGCTCGTAGGTGCCGAGGAAGCTGCGGCAGCCCATCGGCGTTTTGAACGAGCCGGTGACTTTCACCACCTGATCGTAGTTGAGGATATCCGGGTACATGCGCTTGCTGGCGCACTCCAGCGCCAGCTGCTTGATGTCGTAGTTCGGATCGCCGTACTGGTGGTTGAGACCGTCGCGGATGGCGAACACCAGCTTGGGGAACACGGCGGTCTTGCGGTTTTTGCCCAGCCCGGCGATGCGGTTTTTCAGGATCGAGCGCTGGATCAGGCGCGACTCCCAGCTGGTGCCGAGGCCGAAACCGAAGGTGACGAACGGCGTCTGGCCGTTGGCGGTGTGCAGGGTGTTGACCTCGTACTCCAGCGACTGGAAGGCGTCGTAACACTCTTTCTCGGTACGCGCCATGGCATAGCCTTTGGCGTCCGGGATCTGCCATTCCTCCGCCACCTGCAGGTGTTTGCGGAAGCTCTCGTCGACGAACGGCGCCAGAATTTCATCGATGCGGTTGATGGTGGTGCCGCCATAAATATGGCTGGCGACCTGGGCGATGATCTGCGCGGTCACGGCGGTGGCGGTGGAGATCGACTTCGGCGGCTCGATTTCGGCGTTGCCCATCTTGAAGCCGTTGGTCAGCATGCCTTTCAGATCGATCAGCATGCAGTTGAACATCGGGAAGAACGGCGAGTAGTCGAGATCGTGGTAGTGAATTTCGCCGCGTTCATGGGCCAGCACCACGTCGCGCGGCAGGATGTGCTGCTTGGCGTAGTGTTTGGCGACGATGCCTGCCAGCAGGTCGCGCTGGGTGGGGATCACCTTGCTGTCCTTGTTGGCGTTCTCGTTCAGCAGCGCGCGGTTGCTCTGCTCGACCAGGCCGCGAATTTCCTGGTTCAGGCGGCCGCGCAGCTCGCGCGCCACGTCGCGATCGTGGCGGTATTCGATATAGGCGCGCGCCAGCTGTTTGTACTCGCCGGCCATCAGCTGGTTTTCCACCGCCTGCTGGATCTCGTGGATATCGACGCGCGGCTGCTGCTCCATGCGCTGAGCGACCACGCGGGCGACGGTGGCGCAGTAGTCGGCGTCGACCACGCCCACCGCCAGCGCGGCGCGCTCGATGGCCTGCGCGATGCGCGCTTCGTCAAAAGGTACCTGGCAACCGTCCCGCTTAATCACTACTGGTTTCACGTTGTACTCCTTGTTCCCCGAGGGAGCGTTCATACCCGCCTGGCGTGGCGAGCAACCGTCAAATTTCGCTTATCCACAGGGCAAAGCCGCAGCGCGCAAGGGCTGTGGCGGTGTGTGGATGATTTTGTGGATAACTACTATATATAGGTGTTCGCAATTCTTAATGCACTATATATAGATATTGGCGAGATTCTTTTGATGTAGAACAAGGAAATCGGAAGAGCGTGCGCAAGCTGAACAGTCGTCAATCGCTCACTGGCCGATCGCGAAAATGTTCCAGCAGAAAGTCGACCCAGACGCGCACCCGCGGCGGCAGATCCGCCGAGGCGTAATAGAGCCACAGCTGCACCGGGCGCGGCCAGCATTCCGCCAGCACCGGCCGCAGCGTGCCCTGCTCAAAGTGCTTTTCGAGGTACCAGCGCGCCAGGTTGACGATGCCCAGCCCGGCCAGCGCCGCATCCAGCAACATTTCCGGGCGGCTCACCACCAATCGGCCGTTCAGATCCAGCGCCAGCGTTTCGCCCTGATGGCGCAGCTGCCATTTGACGTGGCGGCCGTTGCTGGGGTTGCGGTGCAGCAGGCAGTCGTGCCGCAGCAGGTCGTGCGGCGTTTGCGGTTCACCGCGCCGCGCCAGATAGTCGGGCGACGCCGCCAGCGCCATGTGCATCGGGTAGAGCGGGCGCGCCACCAGCCGGCTGTCGGGATCGACCCGGCTGCCGATGCCGACGTCGAAGCCTTCGCCCACCAGATTCACCACCCGGGCGTCCAGCGACAGATCGAGATCGATCTGCGGGTAGCGCGCCAGAAATTGCGGGATCAACGGCATCAGCATCTGGCGGCCGAAGCCGGGGATCATCGTGACGCGCACCACCCCGGCCGGCGCCTGCCGCTCGCCGCCGGCGCTTTCCAGCGTCGCCGCCAACGCCTGCCACAGCGGCGCCACCTGCGCCAGCAGCGCTTTGCCCTCGTCGGTCAGCAGCACGTTATGGGTGTTGCGCTGAAACAGCCGCAGCGCCAGCTTCTCTTCCAGCGCGCGGATATTTTTGCTGACCGCCGCCGGCGTGACGCCCAGCTGGCGGGCGGCAGCGGAGAAATTTTGCGCCTGCGCGGCGGCGAGGAAGGCCGGCAGCAGGCGGTGCACGTCAAAGGGCAGCGACATAATGGTTGATACTTTCGGTTGAAATTGAAGTGACCTTGAACAGCCTACACCCGAAGCGGCAGAAATGGAAAAATGCCTCATCTTCTTTACGTTCAAGGAATCCTTTATGTCACGCATTTTAGTGTTAACCGCCCACCGCACCCCCGATGAGTCGCGCATCAACCAGGCGCTGATCGAGGCCGTGCGCCCGTTGCCTAACGTGACCGTGCACGAACTGATCCGCGCTTACCCGGATTACCGCATCGACGTGGCGCGCGAACAGGCACTGCTGGAAAGCCACGATGCGGTGGTGATGATGTTCCCGTTTTTCTGGTACAGCTCGCCGGCGATCCTGCGCGAATGGCAGGACGCGGTATTAACCTATGGTTTCGCCTACGGCAGCGAGGGCACCAAACTGCACGGCAAGCCGCTGCAATTGGTGGTGAGCACCGGCGGCAACGCGCAGGCCTACACGCCGGCAGGCTACAACCGTTATCCGGTGCAGGATCTGCTGCTGCCGTTCCACGCGCTGGCTAACCTGACCGGCATGGATTACCTGCCGCCGCACCTGGTGCAGGGCGTGAGCGACATGAGCGATGAGCAGTTGGCGCAAGCGGCCGCCGGGGTGGTGGCGCTGATGGGGACATTGTAGGGCGCAGCGCTCGCCGCGCCCTGCGGGGTCAGTCTTCGAGCAGCCACCACACCGCTTCGAACGGCCGCAGCGTCAGCGCCTGCGGCTGATCCGCCGAGTCGCTGTAGTTGCTCATCAGCGGGCGCCACTGGGCGGAGGCTTCCACGCCTTCCGCCGCCCAGGCCAGCGGCTCGCGGCTCAGGTTGGCCACCACCAGCAGGCGCTGGCCGTTCCAGCTGCGCTGATAGCACCACAGCGCCGGGTGATCCGGCGCCAGATCCTGATAGTCGCCGTGAGTCAGCAGCGGATACTGCTTGCGCAGGATGATCAGCTGGCGGTAGGCGTAAAACACCGAGTCGAGATCGGCCAGCGCCGCGTCGGCGTTGATCTGCGGGTAGTTCTCGGCGCAGCCGATCCACGGCGTGCCGGTGGTGAAACCGGCGTGCGGCGCGGCGCTCCACTGCATCGGTGTGCGGCCGTTGTCGCGCGATTTGTCCGCCAGGATCGCCAGCAGTGCGGCGTCGCTGCGGCCCTGGGCGCTCAGCTCGGCGTACATGTTCAGGCTTTCCACGTCGCGGTACTGCTCGATGGCGCGGAAGCCGGGGTTGGTCATGCCGATCTCTTCACCCTGGTAGATATAAGGCGTGCCCTGCATGCCGTGCAGCACCATCGCCAGCATTTTGGCGGCCGGCACCCGCAGTGCGCCTTCATCGCCGAAGCGCGACACGATGCGCGGCTGATCGTGGTTACACCAGAACAGCGCGTTCCAGGCGCGGTTATGCATCCCTTGCTGCCAGTGGCGGAAGATCTGCTTTAACTCCACGTAATCCGGCGCCGCCCGCGTCCATTTTTCGCCGTTGGCGTAGTCCACTTTCAGGTGGTGGAAGTTGAAGGTCATCGACAGCTCTTCGCCGCTCTGCGCCGCGTACTGCTGGCAATGCTCAAGCGTGGTGGAAGACATCTCGCCCACCGTCATCAGGCCGCGTGGCTGGAACACGTCGCGGCTCATTTCCTGCAGGAACTCGTGAATGCGCGGGCCGTCGGTGTAGAAGCGGCGGCCGTCGCCCTGGCTGTCGGACGGGAAGTCCTGCTGCTTGGACACCAGGTTGATCACGTCGAGGCGCAGGCCGTCGACGCCTTTGTCCGCCCAAAACTGACACACTTTCTTCAGCTCTTCGCGCACCGGTGGGTGCTCCCAATTGAGATCCGCCTGCTCGGCGGCGAACAGGTGCAGATAGTACTGGCCGCTGTCGGCGTGCCACTGCCAGGCGTTGCCGCCGAACTTGGAGCGCCAGTTGTTCGGCGGCGTATCCCCCTCGCCGTCGCGCCAGACGTAGAACTGGCGATACGGGCTGTGGCGATCCTGCGCGGCCTTGAACCACGGGTGCTCGGTCGAGGTGTGGTTGAACACCATGTCCATCACGATGCGGATGCCGCGCCGGTGGGCGGCGGCGACCAGCTGCTCGAAGTCCGCCATGGTGCCGTAAGCCGGATCGATGGCGCAGTAGTCCGCCACGTCATAGCCGTTGTCCACCTGGGGTGAGACGTAGACCGGCGTCAGCCAGATGGCGTCGACGCCCAGCTCCTGCAGATAGTCCAGCCGCCGCGTCACGCCGGCCAAATCGCCGTAGCCGTTGCCGGTGCTGTCCTGAAAACTCTTCGGATAAATTTGGTAGATGACGCCGTTCTGCCACCAGGGGGTTGGATTGCTCATAGATCAATACCTTTGAATCGTGACAACGGGCCTGCGTGAGCAGGCCCCTACATTCATTTTGCGTCAATTAAACCGGCAGCTCGCCGCGGGCGGCCTTGCGCTTGTAGACCATGATGGTCAGCACCAGCGGGATGACGATCGCCACCAGAATCGCCAGCGAGTAAATCAGCCAGAACTGCGGTTTGATAGACAGGATGCCCGGCAGGCCGCCGACGCCGATGCCGTTGGCCATCACGCCGTCCAGGCCGCAGATAAGGCCTGCGATCGCGGAGCCGATCATCGCGCACAGCATCGGGAAGCGGTATTTGAGGTTGATGCCGTACATCGCCGGTTCGGTCACGCCGAGGTAGGCGGAGATCGCCGCCGGCACCGAGATTTCACGCTCGTTGGCCTTGCGGCTGATGATGATGATGCCGAGCACCGCCGAGGCCTGCGCGATGTTGGACAGCGCAATCAGCGGCCATACCGGGGTGCCGCCCATGCTCTGGATCATCTGCATGTCGATGGCCAGCGTGGTCTGGTGCACGCCGGTGATCACCAGCGGCGCATACAGGAAGCCGAACAGCGCGGCGCCCACCGGGGCGAAGCTGCCGGTCATCACCGCTTTCACCGCCCAGGCGACGCCGTCGCCGATCATGCGGCCGAACGGCCCGATCAGCGCGTGCGCCAGGAACACCGCCAGCAGCAGCGAAACCACCGGCACTACCACCAGATAGAGATAGTCGGGGACGATCTTTTTCAGCCGGGTTTCGATCCAGCCCAGCGCCATGCCCGCCAGGATTGACGGGATCACCTGCGCCTGATAGCCGACTTTCTGGATCACGAACCAGCCGAAGTTCCACACTTCCGGCGTTTGCTGGCCGAGCAGGTAGGAGTTCATCAGCTGCGGCGACACCAGGGTGACGCCCAGCACGATGCCGAGTACCGGCGTGCCGCCCATCTTTTTCACCGTCGACCAGCAGATGGCCACCGGCAGGAACATGAAGATCGCTTCACCGAGCAGCCACAGGAAGTCGTAAACGGTTTTCCACGCCGGGTGCATCTGCGCCAGCGTTTGGCCGCCGGACATCGGGATGTCGCCGATCACGTTGCGGAAGCCGAGGATCAGACCGCCGCTGATCAGCGCCGGCAGCAGCGGGAAGAAGATCTCGGCGAAGTGAGAGATGGTGCGCTCGGTCCAGGTCATGTTCTGGCGCGCGGCGACCTTGGCCTGTTCCTTGTCGGCCTCGTTGACGCCGGTGCTGGCGATCAGCGCCTGATAGTAGTCGCCGACGTCGGTGCCGATCACCACCTGGAACTGCCCGGCGTTGGTGAAGCAACCTTTGACCATCGGCAGCTCTTCGATTTCTTTGGGGCTGGCCTTGCTGGGGTCATTGAGAACGAAACGCAGCCGGGTAATGCAATGGCTGACGGTGGCGATGTTCTCGCGGCCGCCGACCAAAACAATCAGGCGATCAATATCCTGCTGTTTTACTTTGCTCATTATGGGATACCTGCAGAGGTGTTGACTGAGTAATGATCAAAGCTTAGCCACTCGGCTTTTTGAATGAAATGGGAACGTTCCCGGTTTGGGGCGAGGATCACAAAATGACAAAAAATGGTCAACTTCTGAGCAGGTCGTCAGGAAAGTTTGCTGGGCACCACCAGGCGGCGGATCCCCTGTTCGCCGCTGAGCTGCGCCAGCAGCTGCTGCGCCGCCAGCAGGCCGGCGCTGCCGTAGCCGAACTCGACCGACAGAGTATCGGGGAACAGGAAGCTGAGCAGCGGGGTGTTGCCGATGGCGCACACCTGAATGGCGTGCGCCGGCTGTTGCTGCAGGTATTTGATCGCCCCCAGGGCGATGCTGTCGGAGGCGCAGATCAGCGCGCTGGTGTGCGAGTCGATCACTTCGGCGGCGTGCTGGAAACCGCTCTGGTAGCTCAGCTCGCCCAGCGTGGCGCGCGGCGTGAGCTTGAGGCGTTCACAGGCGTCGAGGTAGGCCTGATAGCGGCGCTGGCCGGTGGTGGCATCGCTGAGCTGCACCCCCAGATAGCCGATATGCCGGTGCCCTTGCCGGTGCAGGCGATCCATCAGCAGGTTCACCGCGCCGGCGTCGTCGTAGCAGACGGACGAGAAGCCGTCGTATTCACGCACCATCACCACCATTTTTTCCTGCCACGGTTTGAGCATCGCCGCGGTCAGGCCGGTGAAGCCGAACAGGATCACCCCGTCGACGTTGCGCTGGCGCAGCACGTGCAGGTGCTCCTGCACCAGGCGGGTTTCGAACTGGCTCTCCATCACGATCGGGTCGAAGCCTTGCTGATACAGCAGCGGCAGCATGGTGCGCACCGCCTGGTTTTCCGACGGCGAATCGAGACGGGAAACGATGATGCCCACCACCTTGTCGCTCTGGCCGCGCATGGCGCGCGCCGACTTGGAGGGGGTAAACCCCTGCTGACGGATCACCGCTTCCACCCGTTCGCGGGTTTGCGGGCTCACGCTGCCTTCATTGTTCAGCACGCGTGAGACGGTGGATTTGCCTACGCCGCTCAGGCGTGCGATGTCCTTGATGGTCAGCCGGTTTTGCATGGTTTACTTGTCGTTTAGGTTGTAAGGCGTAAATTGACGGCCAATAATGAATGCCCGTCAGCATAGCTCATTTTCCGACGCGGATCTTGATGCAAAACGGGATTGTGACATTGCGATGAACGGCCGCTCCTGCCGCTCCTGCCGCTCTGTTTTTCCCTTTACCGGAGGTTATACCCCATATGGACCCCGACCCGACTGCTTTAGACACTCACTCGGTTCTCCGGTAAAACCTCTCCGCCTGGCGCTGCTGTTTTACCGGTGAAGTACATCACGGTAACCGGTGGCGCGCGCTTCGTCGTTCGCTCCTGCTGCTGAAAAAAAGAATAAGGATCTGCATTGGCAGAGGCTTTTTGGCGTGCCCGCCATCCGCCCAGCCGATGACGATCCCCGTTTACCCGCTGCCGTGAGGCACCGGGCGACGAGGTGCGACCATGAAACTGAAAAAACTCCCCCGTCAGCTGCTGGGCCTGTTCGCCCGCGGCCTCCCGCGCCGTTTGGTGCGCCGCGACAGCCTGCTGGACAGCGTCGGCGGCGCTGCGCGCGATATGCCGGCCGGCCTGGCGCAGCAGCGGCTGGAATGCGCCGCCGCAGAGACGATGCAGCTGTTTGAGCGTTTCCACAGCCACCCGGAAGGCATCACCGCCCATGAGGCGGAACAGGTGCGCCAGCGCTGCGGCGAGAACGTCATCGACGATCAGCAGAAAGAGGCCTGGTGGCAGCACCTCTGGCACTGTTACCGCAACCCGTTCAACCTGCTGCTGACCGCGCTCGGCATGATTTCTTATGCCACCGAGGATCTCACCGGCGCGTTGGTGATCGCACTGATGGTGCTGATCTCCACGCTGCTGAACTTCATCCAGGAGGCGCGCTCCAACCGGGCGGCCGACGCGCTGAAGGCCATGGTGAGCAACACCGCCACGGTGATCCGCAGCGATGCGCTCACCGGCAAGAGCGAACACGTGGAGCTGCCGATCGCGCAGCTGGTGCCTGGCGATATCATCAAGCTGGCGGCCGGCGACATGATCCCGGCGGATCTGCGCGTGCTGTCGGCCAAGGATCTGTTCATCAGCCAGGCGGCGCTGACCGGCGAATCGCTGCCGGTGGAAAAATCCGCGGCGCCGCAGGCGTTGGCGGCCGATCCGCTCGA
It includes:
- the nrdG gene encoding anaerobic ribonucleoside-triphosphate reductase-activating protein produces the protein MNYHQYYPIDVVNGPGTRCTLFVAGCVHQCPGCYNKSTWRLNSGQPFTPALEERIIADLNDPRVPRQGLSLSGGDPLHPANVPSILKLVKRVRAECPGKDIWLWTGYRLAELDAQQMQVVDRINVLIDGKFVQDLKDPALIWRGSSNQVVHRLR
- a CDS encoding LysR family transcriptional regulator; this encodes MSLPFDVHRLLPAFLAAAQAQNFSAAARQLGVTPAAVSKNIRALEEKLALRLFQRNTHNVLLTDEGKALLAQVAPLWQALAATLESAGGERQAPAGVVRVTMIPGFGRQMLMPLIPQFLARYPQIDLDLSLDARVVNLVGEGFDVGIGSRVDPDSRLVARPLYPMHMALAASPDYLARRGEPQTPHDLLRHDCLLHRNPSNGRHVKWQLRHQGETLALDLNGRLVVSRPEMLLDAALAGLGIVNLARWYLEKHFEQGTLRPVLAECWPRPVQLWLYYASADLPPRVRVWVDFLLEHFRDRPVSD
- a CDS encoding NAD(P)H-dependent oxidoreductase translates to MSRILVLTAHRTPDESRINQALIEAVRPLPNVTVHELIRAYPDYRIDVAREQALLESHDAVVMMFPFFWYSSPAILREWQDAVLTYGFAYGSEGTKLHGKPLQLVVSTGGNAQAYTPAGYNRYPVQDLLLPFHALANLTGMDYLPPHLVQGVSDMSDEQLAQAAAGVVALMGTL
- the treC gene encoding alpha,alpha-phosphotrehalase; this encodes MSNPTPWWQNGVIYQIYPKSFQDSTGNGYGDLAGVTRRLDYLQELGVDAIWLTPVYVSPQVDNGYDVADYCAIDPAYGTMADFEQLVAAAHRRGIRIVMDMVFNHTSTEHPWFKAAQDRHSPYRQFYVWRDGEGDTPPNNWRSKFGGNAWQWHADSGQYYLHLFAAEQADLNWEHPPVREELKKVCQFWADKGVDGLRLDVINLVSKQQDFPSDSQGDGRRFYTDGPRIHEFLQEMSRDVFQPRGLMTVGEMSSTTLEHCQQYAAQSGEELSMTFNFHHLKVDYANGEKWTRAAPDYVELKQIFRHWQQGMHNRAWNALFWCNHDQPRIVSRFGDEGALRVPAAKMLAMVLHGMQGTPYIYQGEEIGMTNPGFRAIEQYRDVESLNMYAELSAQGRSDAALLAILADKSRDNGRTPMQWSAAPHAGFTTGTPWIGCAENYPQINADAALADLDSVFYAYRQLIILRKQYPLLTHGDYQDLAPDHPALWCYQRSWNGQRLLVVANLSREPLAWAAEGVEASAQWRPLMSNYSDSADQPQALTLRPFEAVWWLLED
- a CDS encoding SMEK domain-containing protein; the protein is MITRGYFIGQIIDELTSITDKIKNRAKLGLTDIHIHLEDFYRDILNITLDLNLINLNQERQNSPGLDLGDVAKEIAFQITGDKSSAKVNETLGKAASYKKIRILTLQNKQSSYSINAELSKTFEFTEDDIWDVNDVLNKVMHLELDKLQRLSELISKEVARVTIELEIPDENGKYQTSIDKFIEKIPNERFNGISAYYHFHSTKTEPFGLTEEDFLNDIELLIKTLKKLPRITRQFFSVIYSRGEWEDTEKYINQDYLKRICTFPDMEGELRLLNEAGLCF
- the treR gene encoding trehalose operon repressor TreR; the protein is MQNRLTIKDIARLSGVGKSTVSRVLNNEGSVSPQTRERVEAVIRQQGFTPSKSARAMRGQSDKVVGIIVSRLDSPSENQAVRTMLPLLYQQGFDPIVMESQFETRLVQEHLHVLRQRNVDGVILFGFTGLTAAMLKPWQEKMVVMVREYDGFSSVCYDDAGAVNLLMDRLHRQGHRHIGYLGVQLSDATTGQRRYQAYLDACERLKLTPRATLGELSYQSGFQHAAEVIDSHTSALICASDSIALGAIKYLQQQPAHAIQVCAIGNTPLLSFLFPDTLSVEFGYGSAGLLAAQQLLAQLSGEQGIRRLVVPSKLS
- the nrdD gene encoding anaerobic ribonucleoside-triphosphate reductase gives rise to the protein MKPVVIKRDGCQVPFDEARIAQAIERAALAVGVVDADYCATVARVVAQRMEQQPRVDIHEIQQAVENQLMAGEYKQLARAYIEYRHDRDVARELRGRLNQEIRGLVEQSNRALLNENANKDSKVIPTQRDLLAGIVAKHYAKQHILPRDVVLAHERGEIHYHDLDYSPFFPMFNCMLIDLKGMLTNGFKMGNAEIEPPKSISTATAVTAQIIAQVASHIYGGTTINRIDEILAPFVDESFRKHLQVAEEWQIPDAKGYAMARTEKECYDAFQSLEYEVNTLHTANGQTPFVTFGFGLGTSWESRLIQRSILKNRIAGLGKNRKTAVFPKLVFAIRDGLNHQYGDPNYDIKQLALECASKRMYPDILNYDQVVKVTGSFKTPMGCRSFLGTYEQDGELVHDGRNNIGVISLNLPRIALEAMGDESRFWTLLDQRLQLAKKALMTRIARLEGIKARVAPILYMEGACGVRLKADDNIADIFKNGRASISLGYIGLHETINALFGGENHVYDDEALRAKAVAIVARLRAAVDAWKDETGYGFSLYSTPSENLCDRFCRLDTADFGVVPGVTDKGYYTNSFHLDVEKKVNPYDKLDFEAPYPPLASGGFICYGEYPNLQHNLKALEDVWDYSYSRVPYYGTNTPIDECYECGFTGEFSCTSKGFTCPKCGNHDSAKVSVTRRVCGYLGSPDARPFNAGKQEEVKRRVKHLGNGQLG
- the treB gene encoding PTS trehalose transporter subunit IIBC; amino-acid sequence: MSKVKQQDIDRLIVLVGGRENIATVSHCITRLRFVLNDPSKASPKEIEELPMVKGCFTNAGQFQVVIGTDVGDYYQALIASTGVNEADKEQAKVAARQNMTWTERTISHFAEIFFPLLPALISGGLILGFRNVIGDIPMSGGQTLAQMHPAWKTVYDFLWLLGEAIFMFLPVAICWSTVKKMGGTPVLGIVLGVTLVSPQLMNSYLLGQQTPEVWNFGWFVIQKVGYQAQVIPSILAGMALGWIETRLKKIVPDYLYLVVVPVVSLLLAVFLAHALIGPFGRMIGDGVAWAVKAVMTGSFAPVGAALFGFLYAPLVITGVHQTTLAIDMQMIQSMGGTPVWPLIALSNIAQASAVLGIIIISRKANEREISVPAAISAYLGVTEPAMYGINLKYRFPMLCAMIGSAIAGLICGLDGVMANGIGVGGLPGILSIKPQFWLIYSLAILVAIVIPLVLTIMVYKRKAARGELPV